One Thermus neutrinimicus genomic window carries:
- the rplN gene encoding 50S ribosomal protein L14, which produces MIQPQTYLEVADNTGARKIMCIRVLKGSNAKYATVGDIIVASVKEAIPRGAVKEGDVVKAVVVRTKKEVKRPDGSAIRFDDNAAVIINNQLEPRGTRVFGPVARELREKGFMKIVSLAPEVL; this is translated from the coding sequence ATGATCCAGCCCCAGACCTACCTGGAGGTGGCCGACAACACCGGGGCCCGCAAGATCATGTGCATCCGCGTGCTTAAGGGCTCCAACGCCAAATACGCCACCGTGGGGGACATCATTGTGGCCAGCGTCAAGGAGGCCATCCCCCGGGGGGCGGTGAAGGAGGGCGACGTGGTGAAGGCGGTGGTGGTGCGCACCAAGAAGGAGGTTAAGCGTCCCGATGGTTCCGCCATCCGCTTTGACGACAACGCCGCCGTCATCATCAACAACCAGCTGGAGCCGCGGGGTACCCGCGTCTTCGGGCCCGTGGCGCGGGAGCTGCGGGAAAAGGGCTTCATGAAGATCGTCTCCCTGGCTCCGGAGGTGCTCTGA
- the rpsQ gene encoding 30S ribosomal protein S17, protein MPKKVLTGVVVSDKMQKTVTVLVERQFPHPLYGKVIKRSKKYLAHDPEEKYKVGDVVEIIESRPVSKRKRFRVLRLVEGGRLDLVEKYLVRRQNYASLSKRGGKA, encoded by the coding sequence GCCTAAGAAGGTGCTGACCGGGGTGGTGGTGAGCGACAAGATGCAGAAGACCGTCACGGTCTTGGTGGAGCGCCAGTTCCCCCACCCTCTCTACGGCAAGGTGATCAAACGCTCCAAGAAGTACCTGGCCCACGACCCCGAGGAGAAGTACAAGGTGGGGGACGTGGTGGAGATCATCGAGTCCCGCCCCGTCTCCAAGCGCAAGCGCTTTAGGGTTTTGCGCCTGGTGGAAGGGGGCAGGCTAGACCTGGTGGAGAAATACCTGGTGCGTAGGCAGAACTACGCAAGCCTTTCCAAGCGGGGAGGTAAGGCATGA